The Primulina huaijiensis isolate GDHJ02 unplaced genomic scaffold, ASM1229523v2 scaffold207270, whole genome shotgun sequence DNA segment TGGCTCGATTTCAACACCGCTGCAATCTCTCTCATCGTGTTTTTATGTAATAATGTTTTACCATGTTCGAAAATTATCGAGCTCCTATGATAGAGTGTGGAGTGTAACCAAATGGATCGGGAAGCAGGGGTTGCTTCTGTTGACGATGTCTCGAATAGCAGGGGTTGCTTCTGTTGACGATGTCTCGAATAGCCCCGGATTTGTAGCTATGTGGAACGGGATATTGTCGGAATTCTTGAAGAATCCATAATCTGTTCTTCTTCCTAGCATTCTATTTGATCTCGATAGGCACTGGAGGGCATAAGCCAGCATTGGAGAGCTTTGGACCTGACCAGTTTGATGATGATCATCCTGAAGAAAGAAGgaagaaaatgtatttttttaattggtgGAACATTGTCCTTTGTTGTGGTCTCCTATTAGGTGTAACGTTAATAGTTTACATCCAAGATCACATGAGATATGCTGCAGCTGTTATAATTCTTACAGCTGTTTTGGCTTCCTCTACTGCTATATTTTGTACAGGAAGGCCATTTTATCGTTTTAGAAAGCCGTCTGGAAGTCCCTCTACACCAATGCTGCAAGTACTTGTAGCAGCTCTCGGCAAGAGAAATCTTGCGTATCCATCAGAACCTGATCAACAGTACGAAGTTCCGGCCTAAATCAGAAAAGACACAAACTTCTTTTTCACACCAAAAAGCTCAGGTAAGATATCTTGTTCCAAATTCAATGAATTTAATAAAGGGGGTACGTTACTGAGTATACATGATCATAATCTTAACCAGGTTTCTCGATAGAGCTGCAATAATTGAAAACGTGTAAAATCCAGCAGAGAATGAGATAAAACCATGGAGGCTCGCAACTGTAACCAAAGTAGAGGAAATGAAGCTCATAATCAACATGATCCCGATTTGGTTCACTACTCGTATCTGTGTAGCGCAAGCTGCTACATTCTTCGTCAAACAAGGTACAACATTGAATCGCAAAGTCATACACAATTTTAAGATCCCACCACCCTCGATATATTTGATCAACATGTTTGAATGGAAATAATTTAACCGAGCTTAATTGATATATTCTATTGGTTTGAATTATTTTCCGTAATTTACTTTCTCTT contains these protein-coding regions:
- the LOC140966593 gene encoding protein NRT1/ PTR FAMILY 5.6-like gives rise to the protein MIAESSKEEVAGTGGHKPALESFGPDQFDDDHPEERRKKMYFFNWWNIVLCCGLLLGVTLIVYIQDHMRYAAAVIILTAVLASSTAIFCTGRPFYRFRKPSGSPSTPMLQVLVAALGKRNLAYPSEPDQQYEVPA